In Puntigrus tetrazona isolate hp1 chromosome 18, ASM1883169v1, whole genome shotgun sequence, one genomic interval encodes:
- the LOC122323085 gene encoding F-box only protein 40, whose translation MGKNRTTSSGLHPHCEKCHNQHCKVSVDIPTSCTFIFCHLQCGAAFHLCKEDEHRLLCPKEIVPCINSGYGCPMTMTRKRLAQHLEVCPASVITCTLEWNRWPVNEADTTFYKNALQDPNCTSQLDLAMALRDQKLLFSSIQMKTLFPELIEKMEEPILLDGAVGGVDPERVCESQNLNPEVMLEISFNGEEVTQELTQEERLALAKSKDVACLENYGIWERMFAKEKEGCKQTVKNLEDKSCQDKEDPKVTTQNSNDVEIARTGLAPWQDGVLDRLRKEVNVAEYNMYLVHNGCMLINFGQLAACTPKEKDFVYGNLEPIEVQTIHSFNVPSSFRAKRSNLKDPSQMVKKTDQNVDTSDLGIAIEELPKANEVETTLLCSLERELKGHQICETVGTDGLYVDFATQTYDFHSAPFRSDASLADVVAEQPQNLHVQIQTECVTRRHNKSCSAFTYLCCHAFRRDEYPWHFRNVHGDIQSCLTGWFLQRCPLAYLGCTFSQKQFRPSKYRATISYDTDLSTFILQPKLAESLYKGVKTVSSERERARNLDSLSRLPFEILQHIVSFLDSVSLGRLSQVSQLMREVCSTILQQKGMVSLKWEKKTYSHGGFTWRARKKAWEFSNLFSPVDKWVFEDMPPMAEHLKVCPFYQKEIRSEPVALPSMTGLQERREEFQTLVSSVFTIDKAHGE comes from the exons ATG GGCAAGAATAGGACTACCAGCTCCGGTCTTCATCCACACTGTGAAAAATGTCATAACCAGCACTGCAAGGTTTCTGTAGACATTCCCACATCATGCACCTTCATTTTCTGCCACCTGCAATGCGGAGCCGCTTTCCACCTCTGTAAAGAAGATGAGCATCGTCTTCTCTGCCCCAAGGAAATTGTACCCTGCATCAACTCTGGTTATGGCTGTCCAATGACCATGACTCGTAAAAGACTTGCCCAGCACCTAGAAGTGTGCCCTGCCAGTGTCATCACATGTACTCTGGAATGGAACCGATGGCCTGTGAATGAGGCTGATACCACCTTCTACAAGAATGCCCTCCAGGATCCAAACTGCACAAGTCAGTTGGATCTTGCCATGGCTCTTAGAGATCAGAAACTTCTGTTTAGCTCAATTCAGATGAAGACACTCTTCCCTGAGTTGATAGAGAAGATGGAAGAACCTATACTGCTGGACGGTGCTGTAGGAGGTGTTGATCCAGAGCGAGTCTGCGAGTCTCAGAACTTAAACCCAGAAGTGATGCTGGAGATTAGTTTTAATGGAGAAGAGGTAACCCAAGAACTAACCCAAGAAGAAAGGTTGGCACTGGCTAAGAGTAAAGATGTGGCCTGCTTGGAGAACTACGGGATTTGGGAGAGAATGTTTGCGAAGGAGAAGGAAGGATGCAAGCAAACCGTAAAGAATTTGGAAGATAAAAGTTGTCAGGACAAAGAAGACCCAAAAGTGACCACTCAGAATTCCAATGATGTGGAGATTGCCAGGACAGGTTTAGCCCCTTGGCAAGATGGCGTTCTGGATAGACTTCGTAAAGAGGTCAACGTGGCAGAGTATAATATGTATCTGGTGCACAACGGATGTATGCTTATCAATTTTGGCCAGCTAGCTGCTTGCACACCTAAAGAGAAGGACTTTGTTTATGGGAATTTAGAGCCTATTGAAGTTCAAACCATACACTCTTTTAACGTGCCAAGCAGCTTCAGAGCCAAGCGTAGCAACCTCAAGGATCCATCACAAATGGTTAAGAAGACAGACCAAAATGTGGACACATCTGATTTAGGCATTGCCATTGAAGAGCTCCCAAAGGCGAATGAAGTAGAGACCACACTGCTTTGCAGCCTGGAAAGAGAACTGAAAGGTCATCAGATTTGTGAGACTGTAGGAACCGATGGGTTGTATGTTGACTTCGCCACCCAGACCTATGACTTCCATTCTGCTCCATTCAGAAGTGATGCATCTTTGGCCGATGTTGTCGCAGAACAGCCTCAAAACCTACATGTGCAGATTCAGACCGAATGTGTGACTAGGAGACACAATAAATCCTGCTCAGCCTTTACTTACCTGTGCTGTCATGCCTTCAGGCGTGATGAATACCCCTGGCACTTTAGGAACGTTCATGGAGACATCCAGTCATGTCTTACTGGCTGGTTTTTACAGCGCTGCCCGCTGGCTTACCTTGGTTGCACCTTTAGCCAGAAGCAATTTCGACCATCTAAATATCGTGCTACCATTAGCTATGATACAGATCTTAGCACTTTCATTTTACAACCAAAGCTGGCAGAGTCACTCTACAAAGGAGTAAAAACAGTTAGCAGTGAACGTGAGCGAGCAAGGAATTTAGATTCTCTGAGCAGACTTCCGTTTGAGATCTTACAACACATAGTGAGTTTTCTGGATAGTGTGTCTTTGGGCCGTCTATCTCAGGTTTCCCAGCTAATGAGGGAAGTGTGCAGCACTATTCTTCAGCAGAAGGGCATGGTGTCCCTCAAATGGGAGAAAAAGACATATTCTCATGGTGGGTTCACCTGGAGGGCTCGAAAAAAG GCATGGGAGTTTAGCAATCTGTTCTCTCCAGTGGATAAATGGGTCTTTGAAGACATGCCTCCCATGGCAGAACACCTGAAGGTCTGTCCTTTCTACCAGAAAGAGATCAGAAGTGAACCTGTGGCGTTACCCAGCATGACAGGTCTccaggagagaagagaagagttCCAGACTTTAGTCAGTAGTGTCTTCACTATTGACAAGGCACATGGAGAATAA
- the ttc36 gene encoding tetratricopeptide repeat protein 36 yields the protein MASAHDRAVLQAIFNPTSPFGDIPGLNQEDELTDDDSVFDPELVKQVKDLELQGVSAAEAGDLPAALQLFNQAIRILPQRASAYNNRAQTKRMQGDTNGAVEDLERAVSLSGGVGRSACQALVQRGLLLRLSGRDEEARVDFEKAAALGSEFARQQAVILNPYAALCNRMLSEVINKLRNPEMSDMP from the exons ATGGCATCAGCACATGACAGAGCAGTTTTACAGGCCATATTTAATCCTACCAGTCCTTTTGGAGATATCCCTGGATTAAATCAAGAAGATGAGCTGACAGATGATG ACAGTGTTTTTGATCCAGAGCTGGTGAAacaggtgaaagatctggaacTGCAGGGTGTTTCGGCTGCTGAGGCCGGAGACCTGCCCGCTGCTCTTCAGCTTTTTAACCAGGCCATCAGGATCCTGCCTCAAAGGGCTTCAGCCTACAACAACCGAGCCCAGACCAAACGCATGCAGGGAGACACCAACG GTGCAGTGGAAGATCTGGAGCGTGCCGTTTCGCTCAGCGGTGGTGTTGGGCGATCAGCCTGCCAGGCTCTGGTCCAGCGTGGGCTCCTACTAAGGTTGTCGGGTCGTGATGAGGAGGCTCGGGTGGACTTTGAGAAGGCAGCAGCTCTGGGCAGTGAGTTTGCTCGGCAGCAGGCTGTGATCTTGAACCCCTATGCTGCCCTGTGCAACCGCATGCTGTCAGAGGTCATCAATAAACTACGCAACCCAGAAATGTCAGACATGCCATAG